One window of the Natrinema sp. CBA1119 genome contains the following:
- a CDS encoding HEWD family protein: protein MSAQVRKPTARVCEECGRGEVWDETLGAWQLAREDGEKQVGNPHCIHEWDINGTFNPVDGPDT from the coding sequence ATGAGCGCACAGGTACGAAAACCGACCGCGAGAGTCTGCGAAGAGTGCGGTCGCGGTGAAGTATGGGACGAAACCCTCGGGGCGTGGCAACTCGCTCGCGAAGACGGGGAGAAACAGGTCGGCAATCCACACTGCATTCACGAGTGGGATATCAACGGCACGTTCAATCCGGTCGATGGTCCGGATACCTGA
- a CDS encoding 50S ribosomal protein L11 — protein MAGTIEVLVPGGQANPGPPLGPELGPTPVDVQAVVQEINDQTEAFDGTEVPVTVDYDDDGSFEIDVGVPPTAALVKDEAGFETGSGEPQKDFVADLSVEQVKTIAEQKHPDLLAYDTINAAKEVVGTCASMGVTIEGNDAREFKELVDDGEYDDVLADEAAA, from the coding sequence ATGGCTGGAACCATCGAAGTGCTCGTTCCGGGCGGTCAGGCCAACCCTGGCCCGCCGCTCGGTCCCGAGCTCGGACCGACCCCCGTCGACGTGCAGGCTGTCGTACAGGAAATCAACGATCAGACCGAAGCGTTCGACGGCACCGAAGTCCCCGTCACCGTCGACTACGACGACGACGGCTCCTTCGAGATCGATGTCGGTGTCCCGCCGACGGCGGCGCTCGTCAAGGACGAGGCCGGTTTCGAGACCGGGAGCGGCGAACCGCAGAAGGATTTCGTCGCGGACCTCTCCGTCGAACAAGTCAAGACGATCGCCGAGCAGAAACACCCCGACCTGCTCGCCTACGACACGATCAACGCCGCGAAGGAAGTCGTCGGCACCTGCGCGTCGATGGGCGTCACCATCGAGGGCAACGACGCTCGAGAGTTCAAGGAACTCGTCGACGACGGCGAATACGACGACGTGCTTGCGGACGAAGCGGCAGCGTAG
- a CDS encoding 50S ribosomal protein L1 — translation MADSDIQTAVARALEDSPDRNFTETVDLAINLRDLDLNEPSNRVDESIVLPSGTGQETRIVVIAEGETAVRAEEAADEVLSGDDVADLDDDEAKDMADETDFFIAEESMMQDIARHLGTILGPRGKMPDPLAPDDDVVETVNRLKSTVQLRSGDRRTFHTLVGAEDMDTEDIGDNIDVILRRLHADLEKGPQNIDAVYVKTTMGPSVEVA, via the coding sequence ATGGCAGATTCGGATATTCAAACAGCAGTAGCCCGCGCACTCGAGGACTCGCCGGACCGGAACTTTACCGAGACGGTAGACCTCGCGATTAATCTGCGCGACTTAGACCTGAACGAACCGTCGAACCGCGTTGACGAGTCAATCGTCCTGCCGTCCGGAACCGGCCAGGAAACTCGCATCGTCGTCATCGCCGAGGGTGAGACCGCAGTCCGCGCCGAAGAGGCAGCGGACGAGGTCCTCTCGGGCGACGACGTGGCCGATCTGGACGACGACGAAGCCAAGGACATGGCCGACGAGACGGACTTCTTCATCGCCGAAGAGTCGATGATGCAAGACATCGCCCGGCACCTGGGTACCATTCTCGGTCCCCGAGGGAAGATGCCGGACCCGCTCGCGCCCGACGACGACGTCGTCGAAACCGTCAACCGACTCAAAAGTACCGTGCAGCTTCGCTCCGGCGACCGACGAACGTTCCACACGCTCGTCGGCGCCGAAGATATGGATACGGAAGATATCGGCGACAACATCGACGTCATCCTGCGCCGACTGCACGCCGACCTCGAGAAGGGGCCCCAGAACATTGACGCCGTCTACGTGAAGACGACGATGGGGCCGTCCGTGGAGGTGGCCTAG
- a CDS encoding 50S ribosomal protein L10 translates to MSAQAERKTENLPQWKKEEVDELAQIIDEYESVGVVGIAGIPSKQLQDMRRDLHGTAVLRVSRNTLQTRALEDAGLDDLVEHIEGQVGIVGTDENPFSLYKELEASKTPAPINEGEVAPNDIVIPEGDTGVDPGPFVGELQGVGANARIEEGSIQVMEDSTVLEAGGTVSADLTNVLNELGIEPKEVGLDLRAVIADGVLFSPEDLDIDIEAYRSDVSTAAARARNLSLNASFPTATTAPTLIAKATGEAKSLGLQAAIEDEALMPDLVSKADAQLRAIAAQIDDEEALPDELQDVAAAAEPAAAEDEDESTDDQTEDEAETEDADADTDDDDEDDGDGAAGLGEMFG, encoded by the coding sequence ATGAGCGCACAGGCCGAACGCAAGACCGAGAACCTTCCCCAGTGGAAGAAAGAGGAAGTCGACGAGCTCGCACAGATCATCGACGAGTACGAGAGCGTCGGCGTCGTCGGCATCGCCGGCATTCCCTCGAAGCAGCTCCAGGATATGCGCCGCGACCTGCACGGAACCGCCGTGTTGCGCGTCAGCCGCAACACCCTGCAGACGCGTGCGCTCGAGGACGCCGGACTCGACGACCTCGTCGAGCACATCGAGGGACAGGTGGGTATCGTCGGAACCGACGAGAACCCGTTCTCGCTCTACAAGGAACTCGAGGCATCCAAGACACCCGCACCGATCAACGAGGGCGAAGTCGCCCCGAACGACATCGTCATCCCCGAAGGGGACACCGGTGTCGATCCGGGGCCGTTCGTCGGCGAACTCCAGGGTGTCGGCGCGAACGCGCGCATCGAAGAGGGTTCGATCCAGGTCATGGAGGACTCGACGGTCCTCGAGGCCGGCGGGACCGTCTCCGCGGACCTGACGAACGTCCTCAACGAGCTCGGCATCGAGCCCAAGGAGGTCGGTCTCGACCTTCGCGCCGTCATCGCCGACGGTGTGCTCTTCAGCCCGGAAGATCTCGACATCGATATCGAGGCCTACCGGAGCGACGTGTCGACGGCCGCCGCCCGTGCTCGGAACCTCTCGCTCAACGCGAGCTTCCCGACCGCGACGACGGCCCCGACGCTCATCGCCAAGGCCACGGGCGAGGCCAAGAGCCTCGGCCTGCAGGCTGCGATCGAGGACGAAGCCCTCATGCCAGACCTCGTCAGCAAGGCCGACGCACAGCTGCGTGCGATCGCGGCCCAGATCGACGACGAGGAGGCGCTTCCTGACGAGCTTCAGGACGTCGCGGCGGCCGCCGAGCCGGCGGCAGCCGAGGACGAAGACGAATCGACAGACGACCAGACCGAAGACGAGGCCGAGACCGAGGACGCTGACGCCGACACCGACGATGACGACGAAGACGACGGTGACGGCGCGGCCGGTCTCGGCGAGATGTTCGGATAA
- the rpl12p gene encoding 50S ribosomal protein P1, giving the protein MEYVYAALILNESGEEINEDNLTNVLDAAGVDVEESRVKALVAALEDVDIDEAVSEAAAVPAGGAAAGGAAADEAAADEGGDEDEEAEETSDVPDTTDDDDEDDEADGEGLGELFG; this is encoded by the coding sequence ATGGAATACGTATACGCTGCACTCATCCTGAACGAATCGGGCGAAGAGATCAACGAAGACAACCTGACGAACGTGCTCGACGCTGCCGGCGTCGACGTCGAAGAATCCCGCGTGAAGGCGCTCGTCGCCGCGCTCGAGGACGTCGACATCGACGAGGCAGTCTCCGAGGCCGCCGCCGTTCCCGCTGGCGGAGCCGCCGCAGGCGGCGCCGCTGCCGACGAAGCCGCTGCCGACGAAGGCGGCGACGAGGACGAGGAAGCCGAAGAGACCAGCGACGTGCCGGACACGACGGACGACGACGACGAGGACGACGAGGCCGACGGCGAGGGTCTCGGCGAACTCTTCGGATAA
- a CDS encoding tripartite tricarboxylate transporter permease: MPGPVEVVVEPALAVQLLAWVLAGSLLGSCSGLVPGLHANNFAFLLAGIAPSVPGPPLFVGCAMLAAGVVHTFCNAVPAMALGVPDAEMAVTALPGHRMVLEGRGYEAVRLSALGSVLAVLAAVPLAVPVTWTVTAAYPTIRAHLSLLLAMVAVALIASERTWRGRLGGLLSFALATGLGALTLDLTADAPLEAGGTLAPLFAGLFGAPVLIDAIRGSGIPPQDGNEITTSRRFVGTTAVAGALAGAVVGYIPGISAAIAAVAVLAIVPNGASDRGYIVATSGVDTANTIFALFALVAIGQPRTGVLVAFEGTAAPLELPILLASVVLAGLVGFALVIVAGDAYLDLVGRLAYWKISGAVLAVLLGLSYLFTGPVGIAIFLVATAIGMVPVRLRCRRVHLMGVLIGPLMLGL; encoded by the coding sequence ATGCCCGGCCCAGTCGAGGTCGTCGTCGAGCCAGCGCTGGCAGTGCAGTTGCTCGCGTGGGTGCTCGCCGGCTCGCTGCTGGGAAGTTGCAGCGGGCTCGTACCCGGGCTGCACGCGAACAACTTCGCGTTCTTGCTGGCGGGGATCGCACCCTCGGTTCCCGGCCCACCGCTGTTCGTCGGCTGTGCGATGCTCGCCGCAGGCGTCGTCCACACCTTCTGTAACGCCGTCCCCGCGATGGCGCTCGGCGTTCCCGACGCCGAGATGGCCGTCACCGCGCTGCCGGGTCATCGGATGGTACTCGAGGGGCGGGGGTACGAGGCCGTTCGACTGTCCGCGCTCGGCAGTGTTCTCGCCGTCCTCGCTGCGGTGCCGCTTGCGGTTCCCGTCACGTGGACGGTGACGGCCGCCTATCCCACGATCCGGGCACACCTGTCGCTCCTGCTCGCGATGGTAGCGGTCGCGCTGATCGCGTCGGAACGCACGTGGCGCGGCCGCCTGGGCGGCCTGCTGTCGTTCGCGCTCGCGACCGGTCTCGGCGCGCTCACGTTGGATCTCACCGCGGACGCCCCGCTCGAGGCGGGCGGCACTCTCGCGCCGCTGTTCGCCGGGCTCTTCGGTGCGCCCGTGTTGATCGATGCGATTCGCGGCAGCGGGATCCCGCCACAGGACGGCAACGAGATTACGACCTCCCGGCGCTTCGTCGGCACGACCGCGGTCGCCGGCGCGCTCGCGGGGGCCGTGGTCGGCTACATTCCCGGTATCTCGGCCGCCATCGCGGCCGTCGCAGTGCTGGCGATCGTTCCGAACGGCGCCAGCGACCGCGGGTACATCGTCGCGACCAGCGGCGTCGACACGGCCAACACGATCTTCGCCCTCTTCGCGTTGGTCGCCATCGGGCAGCCCCGAACCGGCGTGCTCGTCGCCTTCGAGGGAACGGCGGCCCCGCTCGAGTTACCGATCTTGCTCGCGAGCGTGGTCCTCGCGGGGCTGGTCGGCTTCGCGCTCGTTATCGTCGCCGGGGACGCCTATCTCGACCTCGTCGGTCGGCTCGCGTACTGGAAGATTTCGGGTGCGGTCCTCGCCGTGCTGCTCGGGCTCTCGTACCTGTTTACCGGTCCGGTCGGCATCGCGATCTTCCTCGTCGCGACCGCGATCGGAATGGTTCCGGTTCGATTGCGCTGTCGACGCGTGCATCTGATGGGCGTCCTGATCGGACCGCTGATGCTCGGGCTCTGA
- a CDS encoding BtpA/SgcQ family protein, which translates to MTTNGPVLDRFDADRPVIGMVHLPALPGAPGFDGDREAIRTHALEDARRLEAGGIDGIILENFGDVPFYPDTVPQHVVAELTAIATALTDAVDVPVGINVLRNDAAAAVSIAAAVDADFVRVNVHVGSAATDQGVLEGRAHETIRLRDRLETDVAIIADVHVKHATPIGEADIGRAALETVERGNADGVIVSGSGTGVETPVAAIERVTDALTEREDPGTPVFVGSGVTDETVADCLEAGADGVIVGTALKRGGVTTDPVSQERVAALVTAARTAGSSDGSE; encoded by the coding sequence ATGACCACGAACGGCCCCGTGCTGGATCGATTCGATGCCGACCGCCCCGTCATCGGGATGGTTCACCTCCCGGCGCTTCCGGGCGCGCCGGGGTTCGACGGTGATCGCGAGGCCATTCGAACTCACGCGCTCGAGGACGCCCGCCGGCTCGAGGCGGGCGGAATCGACGGCATCATCCTCGAGAACTTCGGCGACGTGCCGTTCTATCCGGATACCGTCCCGCAACACGTCGTGGCCGAACTGACCGCTATCGCGACGGCCCTGACCGACGCCGTCGACGTCCCGGTCGGCATCAACGTGTTGCGAAACGACGCCGCCGCAGCGGTTTCGATCGCCGCGGCCGTCGATGCGGATTTCGTCCGCGTCAACGTCCACGTCGGCTCCGCCGCGACCGATCAGGGGGTCCTCGAGGGACGCGCTCACGAGACGATCCGGCTTCGCGACCGGCTCGAGACCGACGTGGCGATCATCGCGGATGTCCACGTCAAACACGCGACGCCGATCGGCGAGGCGGATATCGGGCGCGCGGCGCTCGAGACGGTCGAACGCGGGAACGCCGACGGCGTCATCGTCTCCGGCTCCGGAACGGGTGTCGAAACGCCGGTAGCGGCCATCGAGCGCGTTACCGATGCACTCACCGAGCGGGAAGATCCAGGAACGCCGGTGTTCGTCGGCAGCGGCGTGACGGACGAGACGGTCGCCGACTGCCTCGAGGCGGGCGCGGACGGCGTTATCGTCGGCACCGCACTCAAACGCGGCGGCGTGACGACCGATCCCGTCTCGCAGGAGCGCGTTGCGGCCCTCGTGACGGCGGCTCGAACGGCGGGCTCGAGTGACGGATCCGAGTAG
- a CDS encoding NADH:flavin oxidoreductase/NADH oxidase, with translation MTDLLSSLSLRDVESPNRIAVSPMCQYSCETDGLPTEWHRVHLGSRAVGGAGIVMTEATAVDPAGRITPHDLGLWSDEHAAALEPITEFVRDQGGVPGIQLAHAGHKASKTRPWDGNVPLAPDETDPTGASGWEVLSPSPDAYPPFDGDRPAMRKADQDDIEGVIDAYRKAAERSLEAGFEIAEIHAAHGYLLHEFLSPVTNRREDDYGGSFENRTRLVREVVAAVREVWPDGKPVFVRISGTDWLDDRESWDVEQSVRLADALADLGVDLVDVSSGGIHPDQLVSGGPNFQVPLAERVRAGADVAVGAVGGVTEPEQADALVRNGRADLVLVGREFLRDPYFGLRAAGDLERDPEAVAKQWPVQYRRAVQR, from the coding sequence ATGACAGACTTGCTCTCTTCGTTGTCGCTACGCGACGTGGAATCTCCGAATCGAATCGCTGTCTCGCCGATGTGTCAGTACTCCTGTGAAACGGACGGGCTCCCGACCGAGTGGCACCGCGTCCATCTCGGCAGTCGGGCCGTCGGCGGTGCCGGCATCGTCATGACCGAAGCGACGGCCGTCGATCCCGCCGGCCGGATTACGCCGCACGACCTCGGACTCTGGAGCGACGAGCACGCCGCCGCGCTCGAGCCGATTACCGAGTTCGTCCGCGACCAGGGCGGCGTGCCGGGGATCCAGCTCGCCCACGCGGGCCACAAGGCGAGTAAGACGCGGCCCTGGGACGGCAACGTGCCGCTTGCGCCGGACGAGACCGATCCGACCGGCGCGTCGGGCTGGGAGGTACTGTCGCCCTCACCGGACGCGTATCCGCCGTTCGACGGCGACCGACCGGCGATGCGAAAGGCCGATCAAGACGATATCGAGGGCGTGATCGACGCCTACCGCAAAGCGGCCGAGCGCTCGCTCGAGGCCGGCTTCGAGATCGCCGAGATCCACGCGGCCCACGGCTACCTGCTCCACGAGTTTCTCTCGCCGGTGACGAACCGCCGCGAGGACGACTACGGTGGCAGCTTCGAGAACCGAACCCGGCTGGTCCGCGAGGTCGTCGCGGCCGTCCGCGAGGTCTGGCCGGACGGAAAGCCGGTGTTCGTCCGCATCTCCGGGACGGACTGGCTCGACGACCGCGAGTCATGGGACGTCGAGCAGTCGGTGCGGCTGGCGGACGCGCTCGCCGATCTGGGCGTCGATCTGGTCGACGTCAGTTCGGGCGGGATCCACCCCGACCAGTTAGTCTCCGGTGGGCCAAACTTTCAGGTGCCGCTGGCCGAGCGGGTCCGAGCGGGTGCTGACGTCGCCGTCGGCGCGGTCGGCGGCGTCACCGAACCCGAACAGGCCGACGCGCTGGTCCGCAACGGCCGGGCCGACCTCGTCCTCGTCGGTCGGGAGTTCCTGCGCGATCCGTACTTCGGACTCCGCGCGGCCGGCGACCTCGAGCGCGATCCGGAAGCCGTCGCGAAGCAGTGGCCGGTCCAGTATCGGCGTGCCGTCCAACGATAA
- a CDS encoding HpcH/HpaI aldolase/citrate lyase family protein: MSHQPRGNALRETLESGEVALGVLENTYSPTVVELYAALGVDFVWIDLEHGGPSPRDAGQLEALLRAADGTDTELLVRVPDTDPSLVRKALDAGVRNVFLPRVGSAEELEAAVRAGRFEYDGEPGRRGMANPRASRWGLTDDYVASEDESVVVGVTIETQSALDDLDDILAVPELGFVFIGPLDLSVSLGHPGEFNHPAVEEAVETIRSAAVDADVPVGGLGFGMDDVNEKAQNGYQLLNIGTTAGALQSSVTGWLDDYDGE; encoded by the coding sequence GTGAGCCATCAGCCACGCGGTAACGCCCTCCGTGAGACCCTCGAGTCCGGCGAGGTCGCGCTCGGGGTCCTCGAGAACACGTACAGCCCGACGGTGGTCGAACTCTATGCGGCGCTCGGCGTCGATTTCGTCTGGATCGACCTCGAGCACGGCGGTCCGAGTCCGCGAGACGCCGGCCAGCTGGAAGCACTGCTTCGCGCGGCGGACGGTACCGACACGGAGTTGCTGGTCCGCGTGCCGGACACCGATCCCTCGCTCGTTCGGAAAGCCCTCGACGCGGGCGTCCGGAACGTCTTCCTCCCGCGGGTCGGGAGCGCTGAGGAACTCGAGGCGGCGGTCCGAGCGGGCAGGTTCGAGTACGACGGCGAACCCGGGCGGCGCGGCATGGCCAACCCACGTGCCAGTCGCTGGGGGCTGACCGACGACTACGTCGCCAGCGAGGACGAGTCGGTCGTCGTCGGCGTCACGATCGAGACCCAGTCAGCCCTCGACGACCTCGACGACATTCTCGCGGTGCCCGAACTCGGCTTCGTCTTCATCGGCCCGCTCGATCTCTCAGTGTCGCTCGGACATCCGGGCGAATTCAATCATCCAGCGGTCGAGGAGGCCGTCGAGACGATCCGGTCGGCCGCCGTCGACGCGGACGTACCGGTCGGCGGACTCGGGTTCGGCATGGATGATGTCAACGAGAAAGCCCAGAACGGGTATCAACTGCTGAATATCGGGACGACGGCCGGCGCGTTGCAGTCCTCGGTCACCGGCTGGCTGGACGACTACGACGGCGAGTGA
- a CDS encoding thioredoxin family protein — MVMKESDSALEAGDAAPDFELEGVDGETYTLESFADAEALLLVFTCNHCPYAQAKFDLLNELSAEYDDVAVVGINPNDAEEYPDDSFEKMQEFVAEGEIDYDAYLRDESQAVAREYGAVCTPDPFLFARRAAQRAAEGRAAEPRAEDGEFELVYQGRLDDALNPDDEPTRIHIREAIDAVLAGETVDLEWQPSRGCSIKWKDE; from the coding sequence ATGGTCATGAAAGAGTCCGACTCCGCACTCGAGGCCGGCGACGCTGCGCCCGACTTCGAACTCGAGGGCGTCGACGGCGAGACGTACACGCTCGAGTCCTTTGCCGACGCCGAGGCGCTGTTGCTCGTTTTCACCTGCAATCATTGCCCGTACGCGCAGGCGAAGTTCGACCTGCTGAACGAACTCTCCGCCGAGTACGACGACGTCGCGGTGGTCGGAATCAACCCCAACGACGCCGAGGAGTATCCCGACGACTCCTTCGAGAAGATGCAGGAGTTCGTCGCCGAGGGGGAAATCGACTACGACGCCTACCTGCGCGACGAGAGTCAGGCGGTCGCCCGCGAGTACGGCGCGGTCTGTACGCCGGACCCGTTCCTCTTCGCTCGGCGCGCGGCGCAACGCGCCGCGGAGGGGCGAGCGGCAGAGCCGCGAGCCGAGGACGGCGAGTTCGAACTCGTCTACCAGGGGCGCCTCGACGACGCGCTGAACCCCGACGACGAACCGACCCGGATCCACATCCGCGAAGCCATCGACGCCGTGCTGGCGGGCGAGACCGTCGACCTCGAGTGGCAGCCGTCTCGAGGCTGTTCGATCAAGTGGAAAGACGAGTAG
- the dpsA gene encoding DNA starvation/stationary phase protection protein DpsA, with product MNTQKTTRQAADTVESNALRLDTEKAEQIIDALNTDLADAYVLYHQLHKHHWNVEGAEFLDVHVFLQEVYEDVEAAADELAERLQALGGVPHASMTTLVENATVEAEDEDVYDVRTSLANDLEMMGDIIESYRQHIELAEGLGDYATGEMLREQLETIEEHTHHIEHYLEDDTLVLESATQ from the coding sequence ATGAACACGCAAAAGACCACTCGACAGGCAGCGGACACGGTCGAATCGAACGCGCTTCGACTCGACACGGAAAAGGCCGAGCAGATCATCGACGCGCTCAACACGGATCTGGCGGACGCGTACGTCCTCTATCATCAACTCCACAAGCACCACTGGAACGTCGAAGGTGCGGAGTTCCTCGACGTCCACGTCTTCCTCCAGGAGGTCTACGAGGACGTCGAAGCCGCGGCCGACGAACTCGCAGAACGACTTCAGGCGCTCGGCGGCGTTCCGCACGCGAGCATGACGACGCTCGTGGAGAACGCGACGGTCGAAGCCGAAGACGAAGACGTCTACGACGTCCGGACCTCGCTCGCCAACGATCTCGAGATGATGGGCGACATCATCGAGAGCTACCGCCAGCACATCGAACTCGCCGAGGGGCTCGGCGACTACGCGACGGGAGAGATGCTTCGCGAGCAACTCGAGACCATCGAAGAACACACCCACCACATCGAACACTACCTCGAAGACGACACCCTCGTCCTCGAGTCCGCGACGCAGTAA
- a CDS encoding metal-dependent transcriptional regulator: MTGASHYLLVLYLAEQRGSPPISPGHVADAVDRSPAATTEMLQRLEADGYLTYEPYDGATLTAEGRATAEELSETYDTLSRFFQDVFGLEEYESEAMELAGTVSPTVVDRLASTLLADTDDPSEDTEQSLSSAQSDSR; encoded by the coding sequence ATGACCGGGGCCTCCCACTACCTTCTTGTTCTCTATCTTGCGGAACAGCGGGGCTCCCCACCGATTTCGCCCGGACACGTGGCCGACGCGGTCGACCGTTCGCCGGCGGCGACGACGGAGATGCTTCAGCGGCTCGAAGCCGACGGCTACCTGACGTACGAACCGTACGACGGAGCGACGCTCACGGCCGAGGGACGAGCGACCGCCGAAGAACTGTCCGAGACCTACGATACCCTTTCGCGGTTCTTTCAGGACGTGTTCGGACTCGAGGAGTACGAGAGCGAGGCGATGGAACTGGCGGGAACGGTCAGTCCGACGGTCGTCGACCGCCTCGCATCGACGCTTCTCGCTGATACTGACGACCCGTCCGAAGACACGGAGCAATCGCTCTCTTCCGCGCAGTCGGACTCTCGGTGA
- a CDS encoding FAD-dependent oxidoreductase, producing the protein MSEIDTARSETPFDHDVVVVGGGPAGCAAGVFTARYGLDTMIFDRGRSSIQRCAYLENYLGFPAGIDIETLYGLLHDHAEEAGCEIVPDLVESLERVDGEGFVVSPQEGDPVTARRVIAATRYDGEYMRGLDDETAMFETHEHDGEEHEHFDKGYAESDGTTPVEGLFVASPYGETGYQASMAAGRGTRVGITVVEDVRREAGYPDAVANYYDWMRREAELDGEWRDRDRWREYFDDRVPADHDLEADRLAEIREREIDRRLETYLADDDIERRIERGHERLLEHIDDDLIVEAAREIETERENGGS; encoded by the coding sequence ATGAGTGAAATCGATACCGCTCGATCGGAGACACCGTTCGATCACGATGTCGTCGTCGTTGGTGGCGGTCCCGCGGGCTGTGCAGCGGGCGTCTTTACCGCGCGGTACGGGCTGGATACGATGATCTTCGACCGCGGGCGGTCCTCGATTCAGCGATGTGCCTACCTCGAGAACTACCTCGGCTTCCCCGCGGGGATCGACATCGAGACGCTGTACGGGCTGTTGCACGACCACGCCGAGGAGGCGGGCTGTGAGATCGTTCCCGACCTCGTCGAATCGCTCGAGCGCGTCGACGGCGAGGGCTTCGTCGTCAGCCCGCAAGAGGGGGACCCGGTCACGGCTCGTCGAGTGATCGCGGCCACGCGCTACGACGGCGAGTACATGCGCGGTCTCGACGACGAGACGGCGATGTTCGAGACGCACGAACACGACGGCGAGGAACACGAGCACTTCGACAAGGGGTACGCCGAGAGCGACGGGACGACGCCGGTCGAGGGACTCTTCGTCGCGTCGCCGTACGGCGAGACCGGCTATCAGGCGAGCATGGCCGCCGGACGCGGTACGCGAGTCGGGATCACCGTCGTCGAGGACGTTCGACGGGAAGCGGGGTACCCCGACGCCGTGGCGAACTACTACGACTGGATGCGACGAGAGGCGGAACTGGACGGCGAATGGCGCGACCGGGATCGGTGGCGGGAGTACTTCGACGACCGAGTGCCCGCCGATCACGACCTCGAGGCGGATCGCCTCGCCGAGATCCGCGAGCGGGAAATCGACCGCAGGCTCGAGACGTATCTCGCCGACGACGACATCGAACGACGGATCGAACGCGGACACGAACGACTGCTCGAGCACATCGACGACGACCTGATCGTCGAAGCGGCGCGCGAAATCGAAACCGAACGCGAGAACGGAGGGTCGTGA
- a CDS encoding ABC transporter substrate-binding protein, with product MNDTTDGATGAPTRRDYMKYGGTVVGGGLLAGCSDLAGQSEPGSSDESDGSYSVTMAPMGEVSFDSPPESIFTRLTHHAGMAFALGRGNDVNAMHASDYYDGLWNQFIERLPGVTLDWSGLYSSWDPGEEMLYDLDSDIHLADPASVNALDSWDVADIEEIGETVSPWFGNTFSDRHNEPPTEWVDRYEYYTLWELFEKVAAVFREESRYDALETIHTDLLATIEENLPPEGERPTAVLAGMSDIESIYVYALKSPGFLTAHMRPLGPIGALGDDISANNTIDMEGLLEADPDVLFALGGMSPQTDMLQIREGLGNHAVGRELSAVQNDRVYAQGARYQGPILNLFQLEMTAKQLYPERFGEWPTYAEGPYPEIPEDEQLFDRQAVADIIAGDH from the coding sequence ATGAACGACACTACCGACGGAGCGACTGGAGCACCGACGCGGCGAGACTACATGAAGTACGGCGGAACGGTCGTCGGTGGCGGACTGCTCGCGGGCTGTTCGGACCTCGCCGGCCAGAGCGAACCGGGTTCGTCCGACGAGTCGGACGGCTCGTACTCGGTGACGATGGCCCCGATGGGCGAGGTTTCGTTCGACTCGCCGCCGGAGAGCATCTTCACGCGGCTGACCCACCACGCAGGCATGGCGTTCGCCCTCGGACGCGGGAACGACGTCAACGCGATGCACGCTTCCGACTACTACGACGGGCTCTGGAACCAGTTTATCGAACGACTGCCGGGCGTCACGTTGGACTGGTCGGGATTGTATTCCTCCTGGGATCCGGGCGAGGAGATGCTCTACGATCTCGACAGCGATATCCACCTCGCCGACCCGGCGAGCGTGAACGCCCTCGATAGCTGGGACGTGGCGGATATCGAGGAGATCGGCGAGACCGTTTCCCCGTGGTTCGGGAACACGTTCAGCGATAGACACAATGAACCGCCGACCGAGTGGGTCGACCGCTACGAGTATTACACGCTCTGGGAGCTGTTCGAGAAGGTCGCAGCGGTGTTCCGCGAAGAATCGCGCTACGACGCACTCGAGACGATTCACACGGATCTGCTGGCAACGATCGAGGAAAACCTCCCGCCGGAAGGGGAGCGCCCGACCGCGGTCCTGGCGGGGATGAGCGACATCGAGAGTATATACGTTTACGCGCTGAAATCGCCCGGATTTCTGACCGCGCACATGCGCCCGCTCGGTCCGATCGGTGCCTTAGGCGACGATATCTCCGCCAACAACACGATCGACATGGAAGGGCTGCTCGAGGCGGATCCCGATGTCCTCTTCGCGCTGGGCGGTATGAGTCCGCAAACGGATATGTTGCAGATACGGGAGGGACTGGGGAACCACGCCGTCGGACGGGAACTCTCTGCGGTCCAAAACGATCGCGTCTACGCGCAGGGGGCGCGCTACCAAGGGCCGATCCTGAACCTGTTCCAGCTCGAGATGACCGCCAAACAGCTCTATCCCGAGAGATTCGGGGAGTGGCCGACCTACGCCGAGGGTCCGTACCCCGAAATTCCGGAGGACGAACAGCTATTCGACCGGCAGGCGGTCGCGGACATCATCGCGGGGGACCACTGA